A window of the Henckelia pumila isolate YLH828 chromosome 3, ASM3356847v2, whole genome shotgun sequence genome harbors these coding sequences:
- the LOC140890097 gene encoding uncharacterized protein gives MGVNERGSRQGSLQRTEEGPKFPSPIRRAITHPRGGATNGDSGRARKAHERRMENFEISKELNPPQDPIISFGPEDFRGVVAPHNDALVVTITIENYDVARIFVDSGSSVNVLFKGTLDQMKIEGFELEPISTPLYEFRGHAILPLGQTDL, from the exons ATGGGGGTGAATGAAAGAGGGAGTAGGCAAGGAAGTTTACAAAGGACTGAGGAAGGCCCTAAGTTTCCTTCACCTATTAGGAGGGCCATAACTCATCCGAGAG GAGGTGCCACCAACGGTGATTCCGGACGGGCACGTAAAGCACATGAAAGGAGGATGGAGAACTTTGAAATATCTAAGGAATTGAATCCACCACAAGATCCCATCATCAGTTTTGGACCCGAAGACTTTCGTGGTGTTGTGGCTCCGCATAATGATGCTTTGGTGGTGACGATCACAATTGAAAATTATGATGTAGCAAGGATATTTGTTGATAGTGGGAGTTCGGTTAATGTATTGTTCAAAGGGACGTTGGATCAAATGAAAATAGAAGGATTCGAATTGGAGCCCATTTCCACACCTTTGTATGAATTCAGGGGTCATGCTATTCTACCGTTGGGCCAGACTGACCTCTAG